From a region of the Theobroma cacao cultivar B97-61/B2 chromosome 8, Criollo_cocoa_genome_V2, whole genome shotgun sequence genome:
- the LOC18591134 gene encoding cyclin-D3-1 isoform X2 encodes MALNHQNPTFVVDALYCSEENWDEEVGEDHFLEVEEESCYNNGINKSNPFPILLEQDLFWEDDELSSLLSKEEQNQLYDSLQTNGNPAGARREAVEWMLKVNAHYSFSALTAVLAVNYLDRFLFSFRFQNEKPWMSQLAAVACLSLAAKVEETQVPLLLDLQVEENRYVFEAKAIQRMEVLVLSTLQWKMNPVTPLSFLDYIARRLGLKDHLCWEFLRRCGRILLSVISDSRFMCYLPSVMATATMLHVVDSVEPNLRVEYQNQLLGILGIDKEKVDKCCKLIIELATRVQGNQSNKRRFSSIPGSPNGVMDLSFSSDSSNDSWAAASSVSSSPEPVSKKSRSQQEQLLRRLSHDPSDFLSIPR; translated from the exons ATGGCTTTGAATCATCAAAACCCTACATTCGTTGTCGATGCTCTTTATTGTTCAGAAGAGAATTGGGACGAAGAAGTCGGAGAAGACCATTTTCTAGAGGTAGAGGAAGAAAGTTGTTACAATAACGGGATTAATAAATCAAACCCTTTTCCAATCTTGTTAGAACAAGACTTATTCTGGGAAGATGATGAACTTTCCTCTTTACTTTCAAAGGAAGAGCAAAATCAACTGTACGATAGCCTTCAAACCAATGGGAATCCAGCTGGGGCTCGCCGTGAAGCTGTGGAATGGATGTTAAAAGTCAATGCTCACTATTCCTTCTCTGCTCTAACTGCTGTTCTTGCTGTCAACTATCTTGATAGATTCTTGTTTAGCTTCCGGTTCCAAAATGAGAAGCCATGGATGAGTCAACTAGCTGCTGTAGCTTGTCTTTCTCTTGCAGCCAAAGTGGAGGAAACCCAAGTTCCTCTCCTATTGGATCTACAA GTGGAGGAGAACAGGTATGTGTTTGAAGCCAAAGCTATCCAAAGAATGGAGGTTTTGGTACTGTCCACTCTTCAATGGAAGATGAACCCTGTAACCCCACTTTCATTTCTTGATTACATTGCAAGGAGGCTTGGACTAAAGGACCATCTTTGTTGGGAATTTCTTAGGAGATGTGGCCGCATTCTGCTCTCTGTCATTTCAG ATTCTAGGTTTATGTGCTACCTTCCTTCTGTAATGGCCACTGCTACAATGCTGCACGTTGTGGATAGTGTAGAACCTAATCTTAGAGTAGAATACCAAAACCAGCTATTAGGCATCCTGGGAATCGATAAG GAGAAGGTAGATAAATGCTGTAAGTTGATAATAGAATTGGCAACAAGAGTCCAAGGCAACCAATCAAACAAGCGCAGGTTTAGCTCCATTCCAGGAAGCCCAAATGGCGTAATGGATTTGTCGTTTAGTTCTGATAGCTCAAACGACTCCTGGGCAGCGGCATCATCTGTGTCTTCCTCACCTGAGCCTGTGTCCAAGAAGAGCAGATCTCAACAAGAGCAGCTTTTGCGAAGGCTAAGCCATGATCCTTCAGACTTTCTCAGCATTCCTCGCTAA
- the LOC18591134 gene encoding cyclin-D3-1 isoform X1: MALNHQNPTFVVDALYCSEENWDEEVGEDHFLEVEEESCYNNGINKSNPFPILLEQDLFWEDDELSSLLSKEEQNQLYDSLQTNGNPAGARREAVEWMLKVNAHYSFSALTAVLAVNYLDRFLFSFRFQNEKPWMSQLAAVACLSLAAKVEETQVPLLLDLQVEENRYVFEAKAIQRMEVLVLSTLQWKMNPVTPLSFLDYIARRLGLKDHLCWEFLRRCGRILLSVISDSRFMCYLPSVMATATMLHVVDSVEPNLRVEYQNQLLGILGIDKQEKVDKCCKLIIELATRVQGNQSNKRRFSSIPGSPNGVMDLSFSSDSSNDSWAAASSVSSSPEPVSKKSRSQQEQLLRRLSHDPSDFLSIPR, from the exons ATGGCTTTGAATCATCAAAACCCTACATTCGTTGTCGATGCTCTTTATTGTTCAGAAGAGAATTGGGACGAAGAAGTCGGAGAAGACCATTTTCTAGAGGTAGAGGAAGAAAGTTGTTACAATAACGGGATTAATAAATCAAACCCTTTTCCAATCTTGTTAGAACAAGACTTATTCTGGGAAGATGATGAACTTTCCTCTTTACTTTCAAAGGAAGAGCAAAATCAACTGTACGATAGCCTTCAAACCAATGGGAATCCAGCTGGGGCTCGCCGTGAAGCTGTGGAATGGATGTTAAAAGTCAATGCTCACTATTCCTTCTCTGCTCTAACTGCTGTTCTTGCTGTCAACTATCTTGATAGATTCTTGTTTAGCTTCCGGTTCCAAAATGAGAAGCCATGGATGAGTCAACTAGCTGCTGTAGCTTGTCTTTCTCTTGCAGCCAAAGTGGAGGAAACCCAAGTTCCTCTCCTATTGGATCTACAA GTGGAGGAGAACAGGTATGTGTTTGAAGCCAAAGCTATCCAAAGAATGGAGGTTTTGGTACTGTCCACTCTTCAATGGAAGATGAACCCTGTAACCCCACTTTCATTTCTTGATTACATTGCAAGGAGGCTTGGACTAAAGGACCATCTTTGTTGGGAATTTCTTAGGAGATGTGGCCGCATTCTGCTCTCTGTCATTTCAG ATTCTAGGTTTATGTGCTACCTTCCTTCTGTAATGGCCACTGCTACAATGCTGCACGTTGTGGATAGTGTAGAACCTAATCTTAGAGTAGAATACCAAAACCAGCTATTAGGCATCCTGGGAATCGATAAG CAGGAGAAGGTAGATAAATGCTGTAAGTTGATAATAGAATTGGCAACAAGAGTCCAAGGCAACCAATCAAACAAGCGCAGGTTTAGCTCCATTCCAGGAAGCCCAAATGGCGTAATGGATTTGTCGTTTAGTTCTGATAGCTCAAACGACTCCTGGGCAGCGGCATCATCTGTGTCTTCCTCACCTGAGCCTGTGTCCAAGAAGAGCAGATCTCAACAAGAGCAGCTTTTGCGAAGGCTAAGCCATGATCCTTCAGACTTTCTCAGCATTCCTCGCTAA
- the LOC18591136 gene encoding protein DCL, chloroplastic — MAAPLLLKGFPLLRLRLQHYNRLAARLLSAPRRPWCAAAESAGHEEEVSSAEKSSTVLSVTEPPKYHRWDDPDYRKWKDKEEEILRDIEPIISLSKEILHSDRYMDGERLTVEDEETVVEKLLSHHPHSEDKIGCGLDSIMVDRHPQFRHSRCLFVVRTDGGWIDFSYQKCLRAYIRDKYPSHAERFIGKHFKRGSG; from the exons ATGGCCGCTCCTCTGCTTCTTAAAGGCTTTCCGCTGCTCCGGCTTCGGCTGCAACACTATAATCGGCTCGCTGCCAGACTCCTATCGGCCCCGCGGCGTCCTTGGTGCGCCGCCGCAGAGTCGGCTGGACACGAAGAGGAGGTATCCTCTGCGGAGAAGAGTAGTACGGTGCTGAGCGTGACGGAGCCGCCCAAGTACCATAGATGGGATGATCCGGATTACAGGAAATGGAAGGATAAAGAGGAAGAGATTCTTCGAGATATCGAGCCTATCATTTCGCTCTCTAAAGAGATTCTTCACTCTGATAG GTATATGGATGGGGAACGTTTAACCGTTGAAGACGAGGAAACTGTGGTAGAGAAGCTTCTTTCTCATCATCCACATTCTGAAGATAAAATTGGATGTGGACTTGATTCTATTATG GTTGATCGGCATCCACAATTTAGACACTCAAGGTGTCTCTTTGTTGTTAGAACTGATGGTGGATGGATAGATTTCTCATACCAAAAGTGTCTCCGAGCATACATTCGAGATAAGTACCCATCCCATGCAGAAAGATTTATTGGAAAACATTTTAAACGTGGTAGTGGCTAA